Within the Scleropages formosus chromosome 8, fSclFor1.1, whole genome shotgun sequence genome, the region AAAAATGTTACAGAAACAATTCTTTGATTtaccaaattaaaatgtaaggTTAGCAGGTGACATAGCAGAACTTTTCTTACATATAGCTTTCAGTTCCTTTCCGAGTTGTGAATTATAAATACGAATTCCACAAATGCAAATTACTGCACAAAAGCAACTCAAACTTAATTAAGgattttcaaatacatttgccaatttattttcaattaaactTTTCCTTGATTTTCTACAAGTTCAATCTGTGGTAAATGCAACTTGTATTCATTTGGCCAGAATGGGAACACTGGACTTGCCTGACTACCAAACTCCAGCTCAGTCCCCTCCCACCACGGTCCgaagatgtatttcaggtgaactggtttGTCTTAAGAGCCTGTAGTTTGTGTACAATAAACAAAATTCCACAGAAACCTCTGGTctcaattgtgtttgtaagatgagcacagcagtcaccagttcacctgaaccacaTTTTTGGACTGCCCGAAATAAGAGCACTGTGGAAGACCCAGAAAAACAtggggataacatgcaaactctacaaagactgagctggatttgccCAAACAGTCCCGgcattgtgaggcagcagtgctatcTGATGCACCGCCATGCtgccatattttatttaattaaattcagattGATGATCTTGCTTAAAGCATCCCATTACAAGCTGGAATATGTCATTATCTTGGCATAAAACTTTCATTTGATGAAATCACCTTTATATGTGGTTTCTGGGCCAGGGGAAGCGCGACTGGGATGGTGAGCAGCTGGATACAGATAGCTAGAGTCTACATTCTCGTAGTCATGACCGCGAGAGGGTGGCCTGAGAGAGTAAAAATACAAGAGGGAATGTGTGAGAGTGAAGAGAACAAAGTCTGCCCTAATTTCAAGGTGTTTTCTGAGACGTGTACACTGGTACAACTTGACAGCAACAGATGAGTCATTTTACTGAATATTTCCcactttattcagttttaatggcattttctcCACCCTTTTATATTACAAAATTTCTGTTTGATGCAGAATGCAGATAACCTGTATTTCCACTTGccaccattagttggcagcaaatcGCCATCAGATAAAACGGAAACATAATAAGGCTGCAGGACCTCCTTCATTCCATGCACTTCAAACTGTACTTACAGCTTCTATCTGGTATTCCTCAATTTGGTGATCAATAAAATGTGGAGGAACACTACATGCTACACAAGGACTCAAACAAGGCACAAAAACAGCTTTTGCCCCTCAACATCTTCATCAGCCTCTGAGTATAACCCCTATCACTTTTAAATGGACCCTGCAGTTGTGCTGGTTGGTCCAAAACTAACTGTCCATGTTACAATCAATTACCCTATTTACCATATTCTCCTCAAGTTCTGTCAATTCACCACTAAATACTGTGTACTGTCTGTAATGCCCGTTCTTCTTTTGTATTGAATGTGACTTGAATGAGCACCCACCATTTCAAATTTCTTGTATGCCTAACTGGCCAGTAAGGTGATTTATCTTTATCCTGCCTTCTACTTCAAGTGTCTTCTCACACTAAAAAGCGTTCACAGGTGGCAACAAGAGTCATGGTACCTCTCCGCCTTGTGGTTCCGGGGCTTCTGGTAGTACTCATCCCGTGACCTGGGCCTCACGACTTCTTCATACCCTGGCTGAAACAGCATAACACACAGACTGTTACCATGCAGCCTACCCTAAACCTCACAACAGTCTGACTGGCTAAAACAGCATAGAAAGTATAGGACAATTAACAGCCACCTTTCCATCTCCCTCGGGTCTTCTGTCCATGCAAGGCTTTTCTCGATCTCTAGACCTTTTGTAAAccctcttctcttcttccaTCAACAAACGGGCaatttccttcaaaacacacacacacagacacgcaatATGAGCTGATTTCATAGCCCACACCTCCTTTGACTTATCACCTTTTTATTGACTTTAACCAGCAGTGGCTGGAAAAGTGCACACACCTACAAGGTTATGGACAACCCAAGTGTAGCTGCTTTACCAATGTGTACTTTGGGCAACATGGACTGTAAAACTGAGGTAGTGcaactgaaaagaaaagctATGATATACAAGAAATATTAGAGCTAAATAGCATGATGTATGCATAAGATATagataaacatataaaattcaAATCTCAACGTACCTCATCTTGGGCAACCTGGGCAGCTCGCTTATCCACCTGACTTGACTAAAATAACAAAAGTTATTTCCCCTTTGTATTTTTGACGCAATGTATGAAAATTTTCTATAAAACATTATGACATGGTTCATCTGACATTCATAACAACAGTACTAGGCATATTCAGAACACTGCACTTGTGACATTCCTCTGACTTGAACAAGAGGTAACCCCCACAATGACCTCTGACGGGAAGTGTCGAGCAGCCAAACCTCACCTGTAACTTAATAGTGCACAGGATGATAAAGTACAGTagagttatttactcatttagctgatgctcttctccacgTGACATAcggtcatttacccatttatagaatttttactgcaccaatgGAAGCAAGTACCTGTATGTCAAAGCTCCTACAACCGGGGGGGAGTTATAATTTCAAAAATCACTATCCAGAATAACTTTTGAAAATATGACTAATATTATGAAAATTTTGTATGAATACAAGGTTTTGACATGATActgcaaaagacaaaaatctCAACATAAATCTGAACTAAAGTACAGCAGGTAGCAAGACGAACCAGCAAATGATTTGCTTACCTTGAGCTCCTCTTCCTGGAGCTTCCTGGCCACCTCTAGGTCCTTCAGCTCTTGCTCTCGAAGATCCATTCGACTGACCCCTTGGGTGGCTTCCCTCATGCCATATTCACCTCGTACCTTCCTGCCTAAGGAGAGCACCCACAGACAGCCTAAAGTAAACTGAAGTTCTACAGAGTCTGAAGACACCGAGCATGAGAAGCACCACCTTCAGCAACCCCTCACCCAAGTCAGAACAGAAGCAGCGCACGTGCAAagttctttctttatttttctgacaaaaTCACACTTGAGAGCTTTGAAAGCATTGGAAGATGCAAGGACCATGTTGATTTTCTCAGTTTCAAGTACAATGTTTTCAAACAACAGAGAAAAAGGAGCAGAAGAACCCACACAAGGACCATGGAAAGAGGGTAAGGAGAAGTCGTCTTAAATGGAGCATGAAGATATCCTGGGCCAGACCCACCAccaacagcagcaccagcagcagatACAGGTACACACATGGCCCAGGCTATACCTGGCTCCCTgggggagtggggtgggggagagTCCTCACGAGTGTGTGAACGTGCTCTAGCAAACTCCTCATGACGGTCCCGGTGCCCCCTTCTTTCCCTTCTCCTTTGAGTTTTGGGGCTGAGCTCTTCCAACATCTCATCATCCCACGAGTGTATCCTTGGTCTGTCTGTCCAGCGGTCCTCATCTGTAGGCATGTCCGCCAGCGAGACGTGGCTCGTGCTGGGCACTGCCCTGTCAGTGCCTCTGTTGTGTCCATCCTTGTGTCTTTCCCGGTCTTTAAGCCTTTCTCCACTGTTCCCTCggtttctgtgtctgtctctcgcAGCATCCCTCTCAATGCTGTGGTGTGTTTCTCCATGTCTCTCCCCATCTTTTTCCCTCTCAGTATTTAAACTATAGTCGCGCTCTCTGTCTTTCTTGTTCGTTGCTCTGTCTTTTTCCCTATCCCTTTCCACATTGTagtctctttctctgtttctttccacattaTAATccctttctgtgtgtttttccttgttCTTCTCCCTTCCTACAATACAGTCTCTTTCTTTATATCTTTCCCTGTCCATCCCCACATTGTGGACCctgtttttgtgcctttctCTGTCCATCTCCACATTATAGTCCCTTTCTTTGCGTCTTTCCCTGTCTTTTGTTCTCTCAATGCTACAGTCTGTTTCTTTGGGTCTCTCTCCACCATTCTGCTTATTAtaatttctttctctctgtctctccctgtcCTTATCCCATTCTGTCCTCATGTTATAGTCTCTTTCCCAGTCCAAGTTATGACCTCTATCTCGTCCACCTTCTCTCTCCCGGTACCTAACCCCATTTGCCTCCcgcttcctctccttttctctctccctgCTGACTTGCCTTTCCTTCCTTCGCACCACCATCTCCACGTCTCCGGAACCCTGGGTCCCCCCCAGGTCCCCGCTTACTGCGCACAAGTCCGAGTGAGCCCCCGCAGCCTCTGCTGGCCAGTCCTGAGTGCGGTGCAGTTTATCCCTCCTCTGGCATGAAGGCTCATGCGGGGGGTAAGTGCTCCGGTTGGAGTCTATGGGGAAGCATTCGGAGAAATTGTCCCTcttgtgttttgaatttttctgttCATAGCATTCACTCTGCTGGCCTTCAGGCAAATCGTACTTGTGGCGTTTGTCCCGGCTACCCTCCGAGGGAGAGTGGCAAGGTCGTTCATTCTGATCGTACTCTGCAGGTTCGCACTCAGGGTAGCGGCCCTTGTTGCGGTCTCGAGGTCGGGAGGCTGGGAAGGGGGTGGGTAGGTCAGATGGGAAGGTGGAGCAGGACAATGAGTAGAAAAGCATGCAAGCTGGGTTAGTAAACATCATGCCTAGACACTATCAACACAATATTATCACTTAGAGTTGATAATTTGTATGGAAACACCAAGACAAGGCAACAAGCATTGTATTTCAGAGGTCAGTTCCTCAGTTTTGTCATTCTCAGTTAATTTTTATGCTATGCAGCTCACTGTTGCAATACCAAGCCAAAGATActacaaaaaaggaaataaatattaaaatcttcACTCATCTACTCACACGAGACAATTTTACTTTACCATAATAGTATTGTAGTAGGAAATTAACTGAATACGTCTAAGTAAATGCACCATGATTCCTTGTCATTTCAGTAAGTTGCTGCGAATGCAGAGAAAAAGGCCTTTTGAAAGctgatataaaaaaaagtgaccTTTTGATTTCCTGGTAAATGGGGAGCAAGCAGGTGCTTGAAATTGAGGAAGGAAGCTTTCACCACACAGAGCTCCGACTGACTACGGTACCTCCTCAGCCATCTCGGCTCATGATGCAACACTTCAATGCTAACTTTTTTTGGTATGCTGGTCTCCTGAATAAGGGGGAAGGCATTttcacatcctttttttttttttttttttttaaattaaaatcacttGGGACTCATTCAAAAACTACAGCTCTGTACCCATGACCAGGGTAGGCATTTGACTAGGTGGAGCAAACATTGTAGAAAACGCAAGGCATGGCATAGGGGGATAGTCCTACGGTTCAGTGACAAGACTGCAGCAATAATATGGGTAGAAACCTTGTCtcaaagttttaattaaaaaatagtttACCGGTTTTTGATGTGCTTTGTGTCCTACAACACCTGTGCTGCTTGAGGCAGGTTTGCGGAAGGCACGCTGTATGCAGATCTAAGCAATACGTTTAAGTGGTGCATGTCAATCATTATAGAACTCTGGGAGCATTATAatcaaaagaaaggaaaggaactACATCTTAGGTTAGGAATAGGCTAACTATCCTCTTAggttattaaagaaaaacagacaagatGTTTATGGTGTTTCAATCTGTAGCATCTGTGTATAGGCACTACAAATGCAATATAGGCGGTACTCAGTTTATGACAAGGCTCTTAATCTTAAGAAAGGCTCGTAATTTTAAGCCAAAAACCCCCTCATTTaatgaaccataaggatataaacaattaacatacaCGAAGGCTATATTATATAAAAGGACTaatcattaatttcacacaatcATGTTAAAATACTACTAAGAGCATAATATagacacagtattttttttcccactttgatTTACAAATCTATTGtctcctgttttttgtttttagcacGGACAGAACATTCACTTTTTCTGCTCACTGGCTATTTTAACGCAAAGAGAACAACAAAGAAGAAGTTGCATAAAGCAAATGCAGGTTCTGTTAGACACCCAAATGCAACATGTTACTGTACAGCAGATGAAGCGGTCACCATTAGACATTGTGAACAAACGTGGGAAGGTGCACGAACAGACTATCGTGGCCATAAGAAGCAAACTTTTGATACCAGAGGGACAAATAAGAATTACTGCATAACTTCAAGCGAAAATAAGACGTAAGAAAAATCAGTCACGCAGACACAAAATAGGTGAAGAACAGAACTGCAAGAATGAGGGGAGGTGTCTGGGATAGGATCAACCACAAAGATGTCGTGAGCCTTGTACAGGACTCTGAAAGGCCATTTCCTCTTTATAATTATCCAACAGAAGGATCCCAGGGTGTAGAGTTCATGACAATCAAGAATATTAGAGCTTCAGTCATACAAGggatttattattgttttgctttggGAGACCTGACACAGGACAAAAGCACGTGTCTCCCTCATTGTCTCATGAACTTTTTACACAGAGTTCCCCAAATGAATGAGGTTAGAAAGAATCCATACCTCAACCAAACTGACCACTTTTCAGTATTAGGCACTGGGCAGTAATAAACAAGCTAGATGGAGTCAGACACGGTAACGCCACCACCTGCTCTACTTTAATTCCACAtacttattataaaaaaaaaaaaaaaaaaacacagcatgacACAGAGGTGTGAACTTGCCAAGATTCAGCCAGAATTAACTAGAAGGTAAACAAGACATGCAAGCCTCAAAGCTTCACTGCCTTCGTATCATGCTGTAATTGTTCAAGACAGCCAAGCACTTCCCCCTTCCCCCGAACTGTCTCCATGTCAGCAAACactaaaacataaataaaagcacagtgAATTCAGAGAAAGCCTGTTAAATGTGTAGTCTTTGGTGTTAAAAATACCAGATAAAAATATCTGGACCTTTAACAActcaaaaactttaaaaaaaagtcaaaaaggcAGTGCTGCTCACAGTAATGTAATACTCATATATGCAAACCTTTTCCCAGTGACAGAACTTTGTACCATGAGTGAGAGTGGTGATTTGCAACTtcaatgagacaaaaaaaaaaaaaaaaaaaaaaaaaacttctcaaacTTCAAAAAGTCTCCCAAGTTGAAGGTTAGCAAAACCCTCAGGTTAACTTGGCCTCATCTGTAACGTGGCCCAATGTACAACACGGCACTCAAACCTCAATGCAACCAGATTAACAGATCTTGCCAGCACATTGTGCTGAAGTGCTGATCAGAACAATGCCCCTCACAGCACTGAAGCATTACGCTCCCACCGCAAGTGCTCACCCACCTCCTTTCTCCTCATAATAGTCCTCCTCATAGTGGGCCTCCAGCTGCTTCTGTCGTCGCCTTTCTTCCTTcatctccttctcctgcagcatGCGAGCAATAGCCTACAACAGGAAGTGAGAGGCACACAAAACATGCTTTCAGAACACTCCCTAGTAACTATATTGCACAGGACTTTGGGGTACATAAACGTCAGGCAGAATTTGGCAAACGTTTTCTAATGTCAAGAAAGTCCACCCCCACAGAAACAGGACACAGACAAAGTTTCCTTTGCAGAGATCTGATCAGTTTCCTGTAAATATCCTTAGGTCACACTTTCACCGAAATTTTAAGGATTTAAttggatttaattttaaagaaaaaaagagacatgaCAAAGTACAGGAATTCTGACACCGACAATATGAGGCAAAGAGGGGAGCTGTCATGCATTCAGGTGACTCTCGGAGCAGGAAACACTTCTGTGTAGGAGTTGTACAACAGGTGAATCAGCCACGAAAAAATTGTGCTGACGCTCACCTCGtctttctcctcctgctgcctctgctGTTCAGCCTGCCTGACCAGCTGCTCTTGAATCTCTTGGGCGATCTCATTGTCGCTGCGCTCTCTGGGGGGTGCAGAGCACAGGGAAAACATTACGTAATTACTCAAAACTTCAGCAAACACTGCACGCATTCTaactcaaacacacaccaacacagcGTCAGTCATGGCTAAGCATCGTTTCTCACAAATTTAACTTCCACTTATATTTCAAATGGAATGGCTGCAAGAGACAGCAAATATCTGACAAAAACATGTGGGCTGGTTATTAACTAGACACAATAGCGAAGTAACTGCCCATTTCCAATTAataatgttgacattttttttttaacttttccagTATATAACTGATGGGGAAAATTTACAATAACTAATGTTAGAGATGCACAGCTACAGGATTCAGCCAGGAATGCATTAACCATTGCTTTAGCCACTGATGCTAGGCCCAACGACAACGCGGAGGAGGAAATAGAACCGAAACCATAGCTCTCGGCGATCGACGCCTAAGCAAACCGCTCAAGAGTAGATGGCCTACATGTCTTTGTGTTGTCTCTGAATGTGGGCCTTGGCACGGaggtcttcctcctcctgcagcctcTTGGCAACCTGCAGATCCTGTTGGACCAAGCGGCTCTTGTGAATGTTGGATGCCAAGTGGTTTTCAACTGTgagcagacaaaacaaaagaatgaatTAACATAGCAAATACAGTTTCAGTCTTCCTCAGTTCAGCAGCAATTCAAGtgttaatgtaaaaattaagtatttttaattaCGATGTTGAGTGTTGGATGCACTGCCCTACGGTCATTCCCACATCAATACAACAGAGCACTGTAACAATTGGAcaattaaaaaatcattttcgcAATAAGAGCGTCTGATTCCATAAGAATCACATTTCTACGTTGTAACAAAATTCCACAATGTACACTATAACCAGACTGAGGACTCATCCTCAACCTGGAAATTCACAGAGTCTGACGAAAACAAAGAACAGCAGAAGGTGGctttaaacaaaggaaaaggTTCTTTTATCAATCTGGACCCCGACTGCACAAAGGATGTCACACAGCtgtgctgtttcttttcttctcaatGTAGACTTTGCTGGTCCAAAATTAGTTTTTcccccttttattttttaaaagttgctgGGCTTCATCACTGTTAGTTTGGGCTCAACTCCAGGTCCACCCACTTGCTTTATTCTACCGGAAGCTTACTGACAAGCCTTAAACACTAGGGACAACATACCCGCAATTTCCCATTTCTGCCCCATCATTCGtcataagaataaaaataagcaagtcatttcatatgtttaaaaataaggaagtgctggtttaaattaaaatgtgactgAATTGTTAAGCCTGAAACAGACTGGATGCATTTCTATTACATTGAACATAAAACATTAGGTCATACAACCAGAATGAAATGACTACATCCATAAAGGTTATGGGAACCCTAAACATAATAGCCATCTGTCCATGAAGCCATCTGTTACCAAACTGACGAAACGGCTGCTGAGCCTAGAGTCGACAATGACTTTGTGTGtcagtgacctctgaccctaGAGCCTCTATTAAAGTCTAAATCTGTTGCTGTGCCACTTTTGCTCGACTTCCTCCTTCACACGCACAGTGGCGACACTTCACACTTAGACAGCCCAGCACAAACAATGAAATACAGGACACTCCCGTATCATGATGTGCATTATTTTAAGTGTTCGCAGCATTAACATCAGGGCAGGTTTTGAGTTTTGGTCATgtgcaaatttttatttaattggcAGATAAGCTGCCAGTAACATTTGCAATAGATCTATTCTGGGTAGCCAGTATTGTCAGCATCAAAACTGTTTATGATTTTAGAAGAGCTGGCAGATCACATAGTCCAAGTTTCAGAGATGCAAGACAGAATTTAGGATGAAGAGACCAGCAGCAGATTTGTAATATGCAAAacctaaaacaaacaaaaagctaCTAATGGTACATCATAATTTCCTTCATGTGGAACATATTTGAATATCACCACTTTATAATTTTGGTCATGTAACTAATGAAGCCAACAACATCTAAATTAGGAAAATGCCGCTTACAGAAATACATGCAGCAGTATTAAAATGACCTGATTAGTTTTTTGGTATTGTGACACTGTGAAGAAAAACCtgataaaacaacaaaatctaGTCTCCATTAATACAGTGTATCTAACACAAAATTACCAGTCCCCAGATAAGCAACATTTTAATACAGATATATTAAGGTACACAAACCTTCTATTTAGTCCTTTTAAACTTTTACATTGTAACCTAGTTTTACATGTATAGCAACTGACAACCAGCATTATGTGGTTTCTTTTAACCTCCATCTCCATCTATGCAACTCAAAATGATTGCAGCGTATGAGGATGAAAACACCAATATGATATTTTTACAGTACATCTACACCTGACTAAATGTGAAGCCacagaagacagacagacatgatCCATCAAGATTTGTATCATACATCTGCCTCGACTACAGAC harbors:
- the ccdc50a gene encoding coiled-coil domain-containing protein 50 isoform X2, producing MADLGIDKNSLPGVKEVCRDFAVLEDHTLAYSLQEQEIENHLASNIHKSRLVQQDLQVAKRLQEEEDLRAKAHIQRQHKDIERSDNEIAQEIQEQLVRQAEQQRQQEEKDEAIARMLQEKEMKEERRRQKQLEAHYEEDYYEEKGGRKVRGEYGMREATQGVSRMDLREQELKDLEVARKLQEEELKSSQVDKRAAQVAQDEEIARLLMEEEKRVYKRSRDREKPCMDRRPEGDGKPGYEEVVRPRSRDEYYQKPRNHKAERPPSRGHDYENVDSSYLYPAAHHPSRASPGPETTYKGSYNRQ
- the ccdc50a gene encoding coiled-coil domain-containing protein 50 isoform X1; translation: MADLGIDKNSLPGVKEVCRDFAVLEDHTLAYSLQEQEIENHLASNIHKSRLVQQDLQVAKRLQEEEDLRAKAHIQRQHKDIERSDNEIAQEIQEQLVRQAEQQRQQEEKDEAIARMLQEKEMKEERRRQKQLEAHYEEDYYEEKGASRPRDRNKGRYPECEPAEYDQNERPCHSPSEGSRDKRHKYDLPEGQQSECYEQKNSKHKRDNFSECFPIDSNRSTYPPHEPSCQRRDKLHRTQDWPAEAAGAHSDLCAVSGDLGGTQGSGDVEMVVRRKERQVSREREKERKREANGVRYREREGGRDRGHNLDWERDYNMRTEWDKDRERQRERNYNKQNGGERPKETDCSIERTKDRERRKERDYNVEMDRERHKNRVHNVGMDRERYKERDCIVGREKNKEKHTERDYNVERNRERDYNVERDREKDRATNKKDRERDYSLNTEREKDGERHGETHHSIERDAARDRHRNRGNSGERLKDRERHKDGHNRGTDRAVPSTSHVSLADMPTDEDRWTDRPRIHSWDDEMLEELSPKTQRRRERRGHRDRHEEFARARSHTREDSPPPHSPREPGRKVRGEYGMREATQGVSRMDLREQELKDLEVARKLQEEELKSSQVDKRAAQVAQDEEIARLLMEEEKRVYKRSRDREKPCMDRRPEGDGKPGYEEVVRPRSRDEYYQKPRNHKAERPPSRGHDYENVDSSYLYPAAHHPSRASPGPETTYKGSYNRQ